One segment of Gopherus evgoodei ecotype Sinaloan lineage chromosome 20, rGopEvg1_v1.p, whole genome shotgun sequence DNA contains the following:
- the TCEA3 gene encoding transcription elongation factor A protein 3 isoform X2: MGRAEELVRIAKKLDKMVTRKNTDGALDLLKELNGYTMTIELLQSTRIGVAVNAVRKQCSDEEVVALAKILIKNWKRLLESSGTPKREKALEGQKDKKEKSLDFPSWQPEGANSHPVKRCKSPAEKHKEKDKGRDFPNHKAAGPLPGSKKHSLDQKQDRKSSKSGSHTAAPKSHSADSKPDRETSDYSALPATSKKLHSDGKRERRDSADSRSSTITTASSSSSPQKRPSVERPNSARSKAETPKTPSSPSSPTFAPTICFLASCYLTGDSVRDKCVEMISAALKMDDDYKQFGVNCEKLASEIEDHIFQELKSTDMKYRNRVRSRISNLKDPKNPNLRRNVLNGAISPSLIARMTAEEMASDELKELRNAMTLEAIREHQMAKTGGTTTDLFQCGKCKKKNCTYNQVQTRSADEPMTTFVLCNECGNRWKFC, from the exons GACGGAGCTCTGGATCTGCTGAAAGAACTGAACGGCTACACGATGACCATCGAGCTGCTGCAG TCCACGAGAATTGGGGTGGCTGTCAACGCTGTCCGGAAGCAGTGCTCGGACGAAGAGGTGGTGGCCCTGGCGAAAATCCTCATCAAGAATTGGAAACGACTGCTAG AGTCCTCGGGGACCCCGAAGAGAGAGAAGGCCCTGGAAGGGCAAaaggataaaaaagaaaaaagtctcgACTTTCCCAGCTGGCAGCCGGAAGGGGCGAATTCCCATCCAGTGAAACGCTGCAAAAGCCCAGCTGAGAAGCACAAGGAAAAGGACAAAGGAAG GGACTTTCCCAACCATAAGGCAGCGGGCCCTCTTCCTGGCTCGAAGAAACATTCATTGGATCAGAAACAGGACAG GAAATCCAGCAAGTCCGGTTCTCACACGGCAGCCCCAAAGAGTCATTCTGCAGACTCCAAGCCAGACAG GGAGACCAGCGACTACAGCGCTCTTCCCGCCACCTCTAAAAAGTTGCACTCGGACGGCAAGAGAGAGAG GAGAGACTCTGCAGACTCAAGATCTTCCACCATCACCActgcctcctcttcttcttcccctcAGAAGAGACCATCGGTGGAAAG ACCCAACAGCGCCAGATCCAAAGCCGAGACCCCCAAGACTCCCAGCAGCCCCTCGAGTCCCACGTTTGCACCGACCATCTGCTTCCTGGCGTCCTGCTACCTCACGGGCGATTCGGTGCGGGACAAGTGCGTCGAGATGATCTCGGCTGCCCTGAAAATGGACG ATGATTACAAACAGTTTGGAGTCAACTGTGAAAAGCTGGCCTCTGAAATCGAAGATC aTATCTTCCAAGAGCTGAAGAGCACGGACATGAAGTACCGGAACCGCGTGAGGAGCAGGATCAGTAACCTGAaggaccccaagaaccccaacctgCGGAGGAACGTGCTGAATGGAGCCATCTCCCCCAGCCTCATTGCTAGGATGACGGCAGAG GAGATGGCGAGCGACGAACTGAAGGAGCTGAGGAACGCCATGACCCTAGAAGCCATCCGGGAGCATCAGATGGCGAAGACTGGGGGCACCACCACAGACCTCTTCCAGTGCGGCAAGTGCAAGAAGAAGAATTGCACTTACAACCAG GTCCAGACGCGTAGCGCCGATGAACCCATGACAACGTTCGTGCTGTGTAACGAGTGCGGGAACCGCTGGAAG TTCTGCTGA
- the TCEA3 gene encoding transcription elongation factor A protein 3 isoform X1, translated as MGRAEELVRIAKKLDKMVTRKNTDGALDLLKELNGYTMTIELLQSTRIGVAVNAVRKQCSDEEVVALAKILIKNWKRLLESSGTPKREKALEGQKDKKEKSLDFPSWQPEGANSHPVKRCKSPAEKHKEKDKGRDFPNHKAAGPLPGSKKHSLDQKQDRKSSKSGSHTAAPKSHSADSKPDRETSDYSALPATSKKLHSDGKRERRDSADSRSSTITTASSSSSPQKRPSVERRPSTGSNPAASPPGSRKNSSDGKEERPNSARSKAETPKTPSSPSSPTFAPTICFLASCYLTGDSVRDKCVEMISAALKMDDDYKQFGVNCEKLASEIEDHIFQELKSTDMKYRNRVRSRISNLKDPKNPNLRRNVLNGAISPSLIARMTAEEMASDELKELRNAMTLEAIREHQMAKTGGTTTDLFQCGKCKKKNCTYNQVQTRSADEPMTTFVLCNECGNRWKFC; from the exons GACGGAGCTCTGGATCTGCTGAAAGAACTGAACGGCTACACGATGACCATCGAGCTGCTGCAG TCCACGAGAATTGGGGTGGCTGTCAACGCTGTCCGGAAGCAGTGCTCGGACGAAGAGGTGGTGGCCCTGGCGAAAATCCTCATCAAGAATTGGAAACGACTGCTAG AGTCCTCGGGGACCCCGAAGAGAGAGAAGGCCCTGGAAGGGCAAaaggataaaaaagaaaaaagtctcgACTTTCCCAGCTGGCAGCCGGAAGGGGCGAATTCCCATCCAGTGAAACGCTGCAAAAGCCCAGCTGAGAAGCACAAGGAAAAGGACAAAGGAAG GGACTTTCCCAACCATAAGGCAGCGGGCCCTCTTCCTGGCTCGAAGAAACATTCATTGGATCAGAAACAGGACAG GAAATCCAGCAAGTCCGGTTCTCACACGGCAGCCCCAAAGAGTCATTCTGCAGACTCCAAGCCAGACAG GGAGACCAGCGACTACAGCGCTCTTCCCGCCACCTCTAAAAAGTTGCACTCGGACGGCAAGAGAGAGAG GAGAGACTCTGCAGACTCAAGATCTTCCACCATCACCActgcctcctcttcttcttcccctcAGAAGAGACCATCGGTGGAAAG GAGGCCCTCTACAGGCTCCAACCCAGCAGCCTCCCCCCCCGGCTCTCGGAAGAACTCCAGTGATGGCAAAGAGGAAAG ACCCAACAGCGCCAGATCCAAAGCCGAGACCCCCAAGACTCCCAGCAGCCCCTCGAGTCCCACGTTTGCACCGACCATCTGCTTCCTGGCGTCCTGCTACCTCACGGGCGATTCGGTGCGGGACAAGTGCGTCGAGATGATCTCGGCTGCCCTGAAAATGGACG ATGATTACAAACAGTTTGGAGTCAACTGTGAAAAGCTGGCCTCTGAAATCGAAGATC aTATCTTCCAAGAGCTGAAGAGCACGGACATGAAGTACCGGAACCGCGTGAGGAGCAGGATCAGTAACCTGAaggaccccaagaaccccaacctgCGGAGGAACGTGCTGAATGGAGCCATCTCCCCCAGCCTCATTGCTAGGATGACGGCAGAG GAGATGGCGAGCGACGAACTGAAGGAGCTGAGGAACGCCATGACCCTAGAAGCCATCCGGGAGCATCAGATGGCGAAGACTGGGGGCACCACCACAGACCTCTTCCAGTGCGGCAAGTGCAAGAAGAAGAATTGCACTTACAACCAG GTCCAGACGCGTAGCGCCGATGAACCCATGACAACGTTCGTGCTGTGTAACGAGTGCGGGAACCGCTGGAAG TTCTGCTGA
- the TCEA3 gene encoding transcription elongation factor A protein 3 isoform X3 — MTIELLQSTRIGVAVNAVRKQCSDEEVVALAKILIKNWKRLLESSGTPKREKALEGQKDKKEKSLDFPSWQPEGANSHPVKRCKSPAEKHKEKDKGRDFPNHKAAGPLPGSKKHSLDQKQDRKSSKSGSHTAAPKSHSADSKPDRETSDYSALPATSKKLHSDGKRERRDSADSRSSTITTASSSSSPQKRPSVERRPSTGSNPAASPPGSRKNSSDGKEERPNSARSKAETPKTPSSPSSPTFAPTICFLASCYLTGDSVRDKCVEMISAALKMDDDYKQFGVNCEKLASEIEDHIFQELKSTDMKYRNRVRSRISNLKDPKNPNLRRNVLNGAISPSLIARMTAEEMASDELKELRNAMTLEAIREHQMAKTGGTTTDLFQCGKCKKKNCTYNQVQTRSADEPMTTFVLCNECGNRWKFC; from the exons ATGACCATCGAGCTGCTGCAG TCCACGAGAATTGGGGTGGCTGTCAACGCTGTCCGGAAGCAGTGCTCGGACGAAGAGGTGGTGGCCCTGGCGAAAATCCTCATCAAGAATTGGAAACGACTGCTAG AGTCCTCGGGGACCCCGAAGAGAGAGAAGGCCCTGGAAGGGCAAaaggataaaaaagaaaaaagtctcgACTTTCCCAGCTGGCAGCCGGAAGGGGCGAATTCCCATCCAGTGAAACGCTGCAAAAGCCCAGCTGAGAAGCACAAGGAAAAGGACAAAGGAAG GGACTTTCCCAACCATAAGGCAGCGGGCCCTCTTCCTGGCTCGAAGAAACATTCATTGGATCAGAAACAGGACAG GAAATCCAGCAAGTCCGGTTCTCACACGGCAGCCCCAAAGAGTCATTCTGCAGACTCCAAGCCAGACAG GGAGACCAGCGACTACAGCGCTCTTCCCGCCACCTCTAAAAAGTTGCACTCGGACGGCAAGAGAGAGAG GAGAGACTCTGCAGACTCAAGATCTTCCACCATCACCActgcctcctcttcttcttcccctcAGAAGAGACCATCGGTGGAAAG GAGGCCCTCTACAGGCTCCAACCCAGCAGCCTCCCCCCCCGGCTCTCGGAAGAACTCCAGTGATGGCAAAGAGGAAAG ACCCAACAGCGCCAGATCCAAAGCCGAGACCCCCAAGACTCCCAGCAGCCCCTCGAGTCCCACGTTTGCACCGACCATCTGCTTCCTGGCGTCCTGCTACCTCACGGGCGATTCGGTGCGGGACAAGTGCGTCGAGATGATCTCGGCTGCCCTGAAAATGGACG ATGATTACAAACAGTTTGGAGTCAACTGTGAAAAGCTGGCCTCTGAAATCGAAGATC aTATCTTCCAAGAGCTGAAGAGCACGGACATGAAGTACCGGAACCGCGTGAGGAGCAGGATCAGTAACCTGAaggaccccaagaaccccaacctgCGGAGGAACGTGCTGAATGGAGCCATCTCCCCCAGCCTCATTGCTAGGATGACGGCAGAG GAGATGGCGAGCGACGAACTGAAGGAGCTGAGGAACGCCATGACCCTAGAAGCCATCCGGGAGCATCAGATGGCGAAGACTGGGGGCACCACCACAGACCTCTTCCAGTGCGGCAAGTGCAAGAAGAAGAATTGCACTTACAACCAG GTCCAGACGCGTAGCGCCGATGAACCCATGACAACGTTCGTGCTGTGTAACGAGTGCGGGAACCGCTGGAAG TTCTGCTGA